From the Venenivibrio stagnispumantis genome, one window contains:
- the murG gene encoding undecaprenyldiphospho-muramoylpentapeptide beta-N-acetylglucosaminyltransferase → MANKTVFISGGGTGGHFYPALAVAQQFHKNGYKVVFIGTKNGIEKEKDFPYGEKILLDTKGVRGKSFINAVKGIFSLLKATYFIIRLIKKEKPDYSISFGGYVSLPLGIASFLTKTPLYIHEQNSIPSYTNIILSKFSKKIFITFEITKKYFKNAIHCGLPLREKIKQQINLSKEEARKIIGINKDEKVIFVIGGSQGAKKLISITTELAKQLKDFKFILITGKHNIEEKPENLIDIKYTEDVGLYLRACDLVISRAGASTVNEIMASGRYAIYIPFPYAVSDHQYYNVKWLKELNLAEILREEEIDIQKLKNTVEKSININVEKELKSLVKLDTAEFIFNEITKSGNIKK, encoded by the coding sequence ATGGCTAATAAAACCGTATTTATTTCCGGAGGAGGAACAGGAGGACATTTTTATCCGGCATTGGCAGTAGCCCAGCAGTTTCATAAAAATGGATATAAAGTTGTATTCATCGGCACTAAAAACGGTATAGAAAAAGAAAAAGATTTTCCATATGGAGAAAAAATTCTGCTTGATACAAAAGGAGTAAGAGGTAAATCATTTATAAATGCAGTAAAAGGTATATTTTCTCTATTAAAAGCTACCTATTTTATAATTAGATTAATCAAAAAAGAAAAACCGGATTACTCAATATCTTTCGGTGGGTATGTATCTTTACCACTTGGTATTGCTTCCTTTTTAACAAAAACTCCTTTGTATATCCACGAGCAAAACTCAATACCTTCATACACAAATATTATCCTTTCAAAATTTTCAAAAAAAATATTTATAACTTTTGAGATAACAAAAAAATATTTTAAAAATGCAATACATTGCGGACTTCCACTTAGAGAAAAGATAAAACAGCAGATAAATTTATCAAAAGAAGAAGCAAGAAAGATTATAGGTATAAATAAAGATGAAAAAGTTATATTTGTAATAGGTGGAAGTCAGGGAGCAAAAAAATTAATCTCAATCACAACAGAGCTTGCAAAACAACTAAAAGATTTTAAATTCATACTTATCACGGGAAAACATAATATTGAAGAAAAACCGGAAAATCTGATAGATATAAAATATACGGAAGATGTGGGATTATATCTTAGAGCCTGTGATTTAGTAATATCAAGAGCCGGAGCAAGTACGGTAAATGAGATAATGGCAAGTGGAAGATATGCAATTTATATCCCATTCCCTTATGCAGTATCAGACCATCAATATTATAATGTAAAATGGCTAAAAGAGCTAAATTTAGCAGAAATCCTTAGAGAAGAAGAGATAGATATACAAAAATTAAAAAACACCGTGGAGAAATCAATAAATATAAATGTAGAAAAAGAATTAAAAAGTTTGGTAAAATTAGATACTGCCGAATTTATTTTTAATGAGATAACTAAAAGTGGGAATATTAAAAAATAA
- the ftsW gene encoding putative lipid II flippase FtsW translates to MVREALFDKTLFLAVFLLIITGITFIYSATFSSGIISGGDSFYYLKRHILWLIVAFIFGFIAYLVPINFWKKYAYHIFIISIILLILVLLFPVHVESTSAKRWLGFGFFRFQPSEFAKFALILFLAKFLTKKDKDFYGKLESYIPIGAAVGVMGFLVFIEPHKGAAIFLFLLTILIMFSSKFSLKHIVRFLAFSSPLIILAIIYALQSPYVRRRIEGFIDPVQTRTDSGYQAFQAILAFVKGGFWGEGIGNGTQKLRYLPEIHTDYIFALIGEETGFFGVIFVITLFLIILYRGIKISLEKDDEFTQILGIGITYLISLQALFHMLVNVSLMPSTGFTLPFISYGGSSLVMYMVYFGILLRISKEPNKSQYKRRLYG, encoded by the coding sequence TTGGTTAGGGAAGCCCTTTTTGACAAAACTTTATTTTTAGCTGTTTTTCTTTTAATTATTACCGGTATAACATTTATTTATAGTGCTACATTTAGTTCTGGTATTATCTCCGGAGGAGATTCTTTTTATTATCTGAAAAGGCATATTTTATGGCTTATTGTGGCTTTTATATTTGGTTTTATAGCTTATTTGGTGCCAATAAATTTTTGGAAAAAATATGCTTACCATATATTTATAATATCTATCATTTTACTTATATTAGTTTTGCTTTTTCCGGTTCATGTTGAATCAACATCTGCAAAAAGATGGCTTGGCTTTGGATTTTTCAGATTTCAGCCTTCAGAATTTGCAAAATTTGCCCTTATACTATTTTTAGCGAAATTTTTAACAAAAAAAGATAAAGATTTTTATGGAAAGTTAGAAAGTTATATTCCTATCGGTGCTGCTGTAGGAGTTATGGGTTTTCTTGTATTTATAGAACCCCACAAAGGAGCGGCAATATTTTTATTTTTATTAACTATCTTGATTATGTTTTCATCAAAATTTTCTTTAAAACATATTGTAAGATTCTTAGCCTTTTCTTCACCTTTGATAATATTGGCAATTATATATGCTTTACAATCTCCTTATGTAAGGAGAAGGATTGAAGGATTTATTGACCCGGTTCAAACAAGAACTGACTCCGGATATCAGGCTTTTCAAGCTATATTGGCTTTTGTAAAAGGTGGTTTTTGGGGAGAAGGAATAGGAAACGGGACACAAAAATTAAGATATCTTCCGGAAATCCATACAGATTATATATTTGCTTTAATCGGTGAAGAAACCGGTTTCTTTGGAGTAATATTTGTTATAACTTTATTCTTAATTATCCTATACAGAGGAATAAAAATCTCTCTTGAAAAGGATGATGAATTTACTCAGATATTAGGAATAGGGATTACATATTTAATATCACTTCAAGCTTTGTTTCATATGCTTGTGAATGTTAGCCTAATGCCTTCTACCGGTTTTACATTGCCATTTATCAGTTATGGTGGTTCTTCACTTGTTATGTATATGGTTTATTTTGGAATACTGCTTAGAATATCAAAAGAGCCAAACAAAAGCCAATATAAAAGGAGATTATATGGCTAA
- the def gene encoding peptide deformylase gives MDYRIRTWPDKILKEKTKEVDFFDEKLKIILDKMWEIMYKEDGVGLAANQIGIPYQILVLDTTARAESLKEAGEETDEEPVKMALINPKIVEKEGQVESKEGCLSFPGVSITIPRAKRVKVIAQDENGKEITIDTDGFLAIVLQHEIDHLNGIPFINYLSPLKRKIVLEKYLKSQKEVTKL, from the coding sequence ATGGATTACAGGATTAGAACATGGCCGGATAAAATATTAAAAGAGAAAACAAAAGAAGTAGATTTTTTTGATGAAAAATTAAAAATAATTTTAGATAAAATGTGGGAGATAATGTATAAAGAAGATGGAGTTGGTCTTGCAGCAAATCAGATTGGAATACCTTATCAGATATTAGTATTAGACACAACAGCAAGGGCAGAATCTCTAAAAGAAGCAGGAGAAGAAACCGACGAAGAACCGGTAAAAATGGCATTAATCAATCCAAAAATTGTTGAAAAAGAAGGGCAAGTAGAATCTAAGGAAGGCTGTTTAAGTTTTCCGGGAGTAAGTATAACAATACCAAGAGCAAAAAGAGTAAAAGTAATAGCCCAAGATGAAAATGGTAAAGAGATAACAATTGATACAGATGGATTTTTAGCCATAGTTTTACAACATGAAATAGACCATCTAAATGGAATACCATTTATAAATTATCTTTCTCCTTTAAAAAGAAAGATAGTTCTTGAAAAATATCTAAAATCACAAAAAGAAGTTACGAAATTATAG
- the lgt gene encoding prolipoprotein diacylglyceryl transferase, producing the protein MFPDLIQIGNFTIHTYGVLVAIGLIVGYSIALYFAKKENLDVKKVENLIFYTLIGAFIGARIAYVIEHLDEFNSFIDYIAVWKGGIDWFGGFLGGVITAIYFIKKYNLPLLKIGDIAGVSIIIGHAFGRLGCTAAGCCYGKPVPADSIFRDFAITFPHNPHTLAPPGMPLYPTQPLEAIGNFTIFILLFFIYKKKKFDGQILALYLILYGLERFLLEFIRGVTPPIPIINLTWNQIITIGMVIAGIIIYIRGMKLKVG; encoded by the coding sequence ATGTTTCCGGATTTAATACAAATTGGAAATTTTACAATACATACTTATGGTGTTTTGGTAGCGATAGGACTGATTGTAGGATACTCTATTGCTTTATATTTTGCAAAAAAAGAGAATTTAGATGTAAAAAAAGTAGAAAATCTAATTTTTTATACATTAATTGGAGCTTTTATAGGTGCAAGAATAGCTTATGTAATTGAACATTTAGATGAGTTTAATTCATTTATAGATTATATAGCTGTATGGAAAGGTGGTATTGATTGGTTTGGTGGATTTTTAGGTGGTGTAATTACGGCTATTTATTTTATAAAAAAATATAATCTGCCACTTTTGAAAATAGGAGATATTGCTGGTGTATCAATTATTATAGGGCATGCTTTTGGAAGGCTTGGATGCACTGCTGCCGGTTGTTGTTATGGAAAACCTGTTCCTGCTGATTCTATATTCAGAGATTTTGCAATAACATTTCCGCATAATCCTCATACATTAGCTCCACCGGGAATGCCTTTATATCCTACTCAACCTCTTGAAGCCATAGGAAATTTTACAATTTTTATATTGCTATTTTTTATTTATAAAAAGAAAAAATTTGACGGACAAATTCTTGCTTTATATCTTATTTTATACGGATTAGAAAGATTTTTACTTGAATTTATCAGGGGAGTAACTCCACCAATTCCTATTATAAATCTAACATGGAATCAAATTATTACGATTGGTATGGTTATAGCCGGTATAATTATTTATATAAGAGGTATGAAACTAAAAGTTGGTTAG